The proteins below are encoded in one region of Pseudomonadota bacterium:
- a CDS encoding trimethylamine methyltransferase family protein — protein sequence MAGDSPRRRRGAGRAERKARASAQGTATAPYIVRKVPAYEVLGEDGLAQIEANADAILDEVGIEFREFPEALELFRAAGARVDGERVHCPPGLCREIIQRSAPRTFTQFARNSARSVQIGGDATVLVPAYGPPFVSDLDGGRRYGTIEDFRNFVKLAYMAPSLHHSGGTVCEPVDLPVNKRHFDMLYSHIRYSDKPFMGSVTAPERAQDSVDMAKIAFGDAFLDPDTAEPRCVLINLINANSPMVFDNTMLGAAKVYAENGQACVVSPFILAGAMSPVTVAGTAAQILAEALAGMAFVQLVKPGAPTVFGTFASSISMQSGAPTFGSPEPSLVMYVAAALARRLGVPFRSGGGLCASKLPDAQAAYEAANTLQTAMLAGVNFMLHTAGWLEGGLVMSYEKFMMDADQAGMIQKFQAGVDLSDNGQALDAIREVGPGQHFLGCAHTQANFQAAFYNSSIADNNSFEQWQSDGSLDAAQRANARWKAALAAYEPPPIDPAVDEALLAFIAERKAAFPDANY from the coding sequence ATGGCTGGGGATTCACCGCGTCGACGCCGTGGGGCGGGCCGGGCAGAGCGCAAGGCGCGTGCAAGTGCACAGGGGACGGCCACGGCACCGTACATCGTGCGCAAGGTGCCCGCGTACGAGGTGCTCGGCGAAGACGGGCTTGCACAGATCGAAGCCAACGCGGACGCGATCCTCGACGAAGTGGGCATCGAGTTTCGCGAATTTCCCGAGGCGCTCGAGCTGTTTCGCGCCGCGGGCGCACGGGTCGACGGCGAGCGCGTGCACTGCCCGCCCGGCTTGTGCCGGGAGATCATTCAGCGTTCGGCGCCGCGCACTTTCACCCAGTTTGCCCGTAACTCGGCGCGCAGTGTCCAGATCGGGGGTGACGCCACCGTCCTCGTCCCGGCCTACGGGCCACCGTTCGTGTCGGACCTCGACGGCGGTCGGCGGTACGGCACCATCGAGGACTTCCGCAACTTCGTCAAGCTCGCTTACATGGCACCGTCGCTCCACCACTCGGGTGGCACCGTGTGCGAACCGGTCGACCTGCCGGTCAACAAGCGGCACTTCGACATGCTGTACAGCCACATCCGCTACAGCGACAAGCCGTTCATGGGCTCGGTCACGGCACCCGAGCGCGCGCAGGACTCGGTCGACATGGCGAAAATCGCATTCGGCGACGCCTTCCTGGACCCCGACACCGCCGAGCCACGCTGTGTGCTGATCAACCTGATCAACGCGAACTCCCCGATGGTGTTTGACAACACCATGCTCGGCGCGGCCAAGGTGTACGCCGAGAATGGCCAGGCTTGCGTGGTGTCGCCGTTTATCCTGGCGGGCGCCATGTCTCCGGTGACCGTGGCCGGCACGGCCGCGCAGATCCTCGCCGAAGCACTCGCGGGCATGGCGTTCGTGCAGTTGGTCAAGCCCGGCGCACCCACCGTGTTCGGCACCTTTGCGAGTTCGATCAGCATGCAATCGGGTGCGCCGACCTTCGGCTCGCCGGAACCGTCGTTGGTGATGTACGTCGCCGCCGCGTTGGCCCGCCGGCTCGGCGTGCCGTTTCGCTCGGGCGGCGGTCTCTGTGCATCCAAGCTGCCAGATGCCCAGGCGGCCTACGAAGCCGCCAACACCCTGCAAACCGCGATGCTGGCCGGCGTCAATTTCATGCTGCACACCGCCGGCTGGCTCGAGGGTGGACTGGTCATGAGCTACGAAAAGTTCATGATGGACGCAGACCAGGCCGGCATGATTCAGAAGTTCCAGGCCGGCGTTGACCTCAGCGACAACGGCCAGGCCCTGGACGCCATCCGCGAAGTCGGCCCGGGCCAGCACTTTCTCGGCTGTGCCCACACTCAGGCCAATTTTCAGGCCGCGTTCTACAACTCGTCCATCGCCGACAACAACAGCTTCGAGCAGTGGCAGAGCGACGGCAGCCTCGACGCGGCGCAGCGGGCCAACGCCCGTTGGAAAGCCGCGCTCGCGGCCTACGAGCCGCCGCCGATCGACCCGGCCGTGGACGAGGCCCTGCTCGCCTTCATCGCGGAGCGAAAAGCCGCCTTCCCCGACGCGAACTACTGA
- a CDS encoding GlxA family transcriptional regulator: protein MSTETLPAPRRYGFLLVPNYTLMPYAVAIDALRAANRCAAKPHYQWRTFGLTSAAVVSSSGVTVQPDQAADQPFDVDVLLVCGGMEVQRQSTPAVLALLRRFAERKMILGGVCTGAYLLAKAGLLDGYRCTIHWENLAGLREEFPNLIASPKIFEIDRDRQSCAGGTSSFDMVLHDIRERHGAKLANEVSELLICERVRQDEDRQRMPLKHRIGSAQPKLTEAVSLMEANIEEPMTLSELSHHIGLSRRQLERLFKKYLDVVPTRYYLELRLERARQLLLQTSLPIVEVALACGFISAPHFSKCYRDVYGIPPRDERRRAAGLGAISLGKVDGNAG from the coding sequence GTGTCCACAGAAACACTGCCCGCGCCGCGACGGTACGGCTTCCTGCTGGTGCCCAACTACACGTTGATGCCGTATGCCGTCGCGATCGACGCGTTGCGGGCGGCGAACCGGTGCGCAGCCAAGCCGCACTACCAGTGGCGCACCTTCGGGCTCACCTCGGCAGCTGTTGTCAGCAGCAGCGGGGTGACGGTGCAGCCCGACCAGGCCGCCGACCAGCCCTTCGATGTCGACGTGTTGCTGGTCTGTGGCGGTATGGAGGTGCAGCGGCAGAGCACGCCTGCGGTGCTTGCCCTGTTGCGTCGGTTTGCCGAGCGCAAGATGATCCTCGGTGGCGTGTGCACGGGTGCGTACCTGCTGGCAAAGGCCGGTCTGCTCGACGGTTACCGGTGCACCATCCACTGGGAGAACCTCGCCGGTTTGCGCGAGGAGTTCCCGAACCTGATCGCCTCGCCGAAAATCTTCGAGATCGATCGGGATCGCCAGTCCTGCGCCGGTGGCACCTCTTCCTTCGACATGGTGCTGCACGACATCCGCGAGCGGCACGGAGCCAAGCTTGCAAACGAAGTCTCGGAATTGCTGATCTGCGAGCGTGTTCGGCAGGACGAGGACCGCCAGCGCATGCCGCTCAAACACCGGATCGGCTCGGCTCAACCCAAGTTGACCGAAGCGGTTTCCCTGATGGAAGCCAACATCGAGGAGCCGATGACCCTGAGCGAGTTGTCGCACCACATCGGTCTGTCGCGTCGGCAACTTGAGCGCCTGTTCAAGAAGTACCTCGACGTCGTGCCGACACGGTACTACCTCGAATTGCGGCTCGAACGCGCACGCCAGCTGCTGTTGCAAACCAGCCTGCCGATCGTCGAAGTGGCGCTCGCGTGCGGCTTCATTTCCGCCCCCCATTTTTCGAAGTGCTACCGCGACGTGTACGGTATCCCGCCGCGCGACGAGCGTCGCCGTGCAGCCGGTCTCGGAGCCATCAGTCTGGGCAAGGTGGACGGCAACGCCGGCTGA
- a CDS encoding LysR family transcriptional regulator gives MDIANLRAFIAVVETGSFSAAAAQLFVSQPAVSKRIGALEATTGHKLFDRIHRRALLTPAGRTLLPTARTVLAELESCQSHLDSLNQTVAGHLHIATSHHIGLRRLPALLRRFIADHPAVDMNLQLMDSEDAVTRVADNTIELAVVTLPLVPPAGVVTEPVWVDQLRVVVALDHPLANVSQPQPEHLAAYTAILPARTTVTRHIADRILSDQSLRAAHVMETNYLETNKVLAAAGLGWTLVPESMVDEQLCTLDIPQLTASRTLGFVVHQHRTLGSAAEHFAALLRRSRSENTH, from the coding sequence ATGGACATTGCAAACCTACGTGCGTTCATTGCCGTCGTGGAGACCGGGTCGTTCTCCGCGGCTGCGGCACAGTTGTTTGTCAGCCAGCCGGCCGTGAGCAAACGCATCGGTGCCCTCGAGGCCACGACAGGCCACAAGCTGTTTGACCGGATTCACCGACGTGCGTTGCTCACGCCCGCAGGGCGGACCCTGCTGCCCACCGCGCGGACCGTGCTGGCAGAGCTCGAAAGCTGCCAGAGCCACCTCGACAGCCTCAACCAGACGGTTGCCGGCCACTTGCACATTGCCACAAGTCACCATATCGGATTGCGCCGATTGCCCGCGCTGTTGCGACGATTCATCGCCGACCACCCTGCGGTTGACATGAACCTGCAACTGATGGATTCCGAAGACGCGGTGACGCGTGTCGCCGACAACACGATCGAACTCGCTGTCGTGACGCTGCCGCTGGTGCCGCCTGCCGGTGTGGTGACCGAGCCCGTGTGGGTAGACCAACTCCGCGTCGTGGTCGCACTGGACCATCCGCTGGCAAACGTCAGTCAACCGCAGCCCGAGCACCTCGCTGCCTACACGGCCATCCTCCCGGCGCGCACCACCGTCACACGGCACATCGCAGACCGCATTCTCTCTGACCAATCGCTGCGCGCCGCCCACGTCATGGAAACCAACTACCTCGAGACCAACAAGGTCCTCGCCGCGGCCGGCCTCGGCTGGACACTCGTACCCGAAAGCATGGTCGACGAACAACTCTGCACCCTGGACATACCGCAGCTCACGGCCAGTCGCACACTGGGTTTCGTGGTGCACCAACACCGCACACTGGGCAGCGCAGCCGAGCACTTCGCAGCACTCCTGCGCAGATCGAGAAGCGAGAATACCCACTGA
- the leuC gene encoding 3-isopropylmalate dehydratase large subunit has protein sequence MAGKTLYDKVWESHVVREADGTALLYIDRHLVHEVTSPQAFEGLKLAGRPVWRKRSILAVVDHNVPTTDRNNGISDPTARLQVETLDDNAAEQDLTYFGIGDVRQGIVHVIGPEQGATLPGMTVVCGDSHTSTHGAFGALAFGIGTSEVEHVLATQCLPQQKSKSLLVRVDGETAPGVTAKDIVLHIIGAIGTAGGTGYTIEFGGSAIRALSMEGRMTVCNMSIEAGARAGMIAVDDTTIDYVMGRPFAPKGEVAERAIAAWRDLRSDDDAVHDKVVDIRAEDIQPQVSWGTSPEMVAPVDGHVPDPAAESDETRAAGMRKALAYMDLAPGTAITDIPVDRVFIGSCTNSRIEDLRAAASVIKGRKVARSVTQAMVVPGSGLVREQAEAEGLHHIFTAAGFEWRLPGCSMCLAMNPDRLEPGERCASTSNRNFEGRQGAGGRTHLVSPAMAAAAAIAGHFVDARQY, from the coding sequence GTGGCGGGCAAAACACTGTATGACAAGGTCTGGGAGAGCCATGTGGTGCGCGAGGCCGATGGCACCGCGCTGCTCTACATTGACCGCCACCTGGTCCACGAGGTCACGTCGCCCCAGGCCTTTGAGGGCCTCAAGCTGGCGGGACGCCCGGTCTGGCGGAAGCGCTCGATACTCGCCGTGGTCGACCACAACGTCCCGACCACGGACCGCAACAATGGCATATCGGATCCGACCGCGCGCTTGCAGGTCGAGACCCTCGACGACAACGCGGCCGAGCAAGATCTCACGTATTTCGGTATTGGCGACGTGCGTCAGGGCATCGTGCACGTGATCGGCCCGGAGCAGGGTGCGACCCTGCCGGGCATGACCGTGGTGTGTGGCGATTCGCACACCTCGACGCACGGCGCCTTTGGCGCGCTCGCCTTCGGCATCGGCACGTCGGAGGTCGAGCACGTGCTTGCAACGCAGTGCCTGCCGCAACAGAAGTCCAAATCGCTGTTGGTGCGGGTCGATGGTGAGACCGCGCCGGGCGTGACCGCCAAAGACATCGTGCTGCACATCATCGGTGCGATCGGCACCGCCGGCGGCACGGGGTATACAATCGAGTTCGGCGGCAGTGCAATCCGTGCCCTTTCGATGGAGGGCCGCATGACGGTCTGCAACATGTCGATCGAGGCCGGCGCCCGTGCGGGCATGATCGCGGTTGACGACACCACCATCGACTACGTCATGGGCCGGCCCTTTGCGCCCAAGGGGGAGGTTGCCGAGCGTGCCATCGCAGCCTGGCGCGACCTGCGCTCCGACGACGACGCCGTGCACGACAAGGTGGTTGACATCCGGGCGGAAGACATCCAGCCGCAAGTCAGTTGGGGCACCTCGCCCGAGATGGTCGCGCCAGTCGACGGTCACGTGCCCGATCCGGCGGCCGAGTCGGACGAAACCCGTGCGGCGGGCATGCGCAAAGCGCTGGCGTACATGGACCTTGCGCCCGGCACCGCGATCACCGACATCCCCGTCGACCGCGTGTTCATTGGCTCCTGTACCAACTCCCGCATCGAGGACCTGCGTGCGGCTGCCAGCGTCATCAAGGGCCGCAAGGTGGCCCGGAGCGTCACCCAGGCGATGGTGGTGCCCGGGTCCGGTCTCGTGCGGGAGCAGGCCGAGGCCGAAGGGCTCCACCACATCTTCACCGCTGCGGGTTTCGAGTGGCGCCTGCCCGGTTGCTCCATGTGTCTGGCCATGAACCCGGACCGCCTTGAACCCGGTGAGCGGTGCGCGAGCACGTCCAATCGGAACTTCGAAGGCCGTCAGGGGGCGGGTGGGCGGACCCACCTGGTCAGCCCCGCGATGGCCGCCGCGGCCGCCATCGCCGGCCATTTCGTCGACGCGCGACAGTACTAG
- the leuD gene encoding 3-isopropylmalate dehydratase small subunit — protein sequence MRAFTTLNGLVAPIDLPNIDTDAIIPKQYLKSIKRSGFGPNLFDNWRYLDEGGPEIDNDSRRPDPDFVLNRTRYHGAEVLLARENFGCGSSREHAVWALDQYGFRVVIAPSFADIFFNNAYKSGLLPVILAEETVDQLFAEVAAAEGYRLTVDLEAEQVTTPGGEVFGFETDPTRRDKLLQGLDEIGLTLQHADEIRAYEATRAQSAPWLFTG from the coding sequence ATGCGAGCTTTCACGACACTGAATGGGTTGGTCGCGCCGATAGACCTTCCCAACATCGACACCGATGCGATCATCCCGAAGCAATACCTGAAATCGATCAAGCGGTCGGGCTTCGGGCCGAACCTCTTCGACAATTGGCGCTACCTGGATGAAGGCGGGCCAGAGATCGACAACGACTCGCGTCGGCCCGACCCGGACTTTGTGCTCAACCGGACACGGTACCACGGGGCGGAAGTGTTGCTGGCGCGTGAGAACTTCGGCTGCGGCTCGTCGCGTGAGCACGCGGTCTGGGCGCTTGACCAGTACGGTTTCCGTGTGGTGATCGCGCCGAGTTTTGCCGACATCTTCTTCAACAACGCCTACAAAAGCGGCCTGTTGCCTGTGATCCTGGCGGAGGAAACCGTCGACCAGCTGTTCGCCGAGGTTGCAGCGGCCGAGGGCTACCGCCTCACCGTGGACCTCGAGGCCGAGCAGGTGACGACACCGGGCGGTGAGGTGTTCGGCTTCGAGACCGACCCGACGCGACGCGACAAACTGCTGCAGGGCCTCGATGAAATCGGTTTGACGCTGCAGCACGCAGACGAGATCCGTGCGTACGAGGCCACGCGTGCGCAGTCCGCGCCCTGGTTGTTCACCGGTTGA
- a CDS encoding glutathione S-transferase N-terminal domain-containing protein produces MLELLHGNKRYSSWSMRGYLALTHAGVTFSETPVWLDTPEGDALLASRCPNGTVPALVDDGVTVADSLAIISWLETRYGATFWPTDPDAYAHALNGVMAMHSGYTALREAMVCNLGRRLTNFAVPPAAEADLERIFAWMSHGLATCASRHASPWLCGVYGAADIFYAPVLSRCRTYGVRLPADIDPWARAMEARDDLQAWTRDALAETQRVAASERVCD; encoded by the coding sequence GTGTTGGAATTGCTGCACGGCAACAAACGCTACTCGTCGTGGTCCATGCGGGGCTACCTGGCACTCACCCACGCCGGGGTGACGTTCAGCGAGACCCCGGTCTGGCTCGACACCCCGGAGGGCGATGCCTTGCTTGCATCACGGTGTCCGAACGGCACAGTGCCGGCCTTGGTTGACGACGGTGTCACGGTTGCCGACAGCCTGGCGATCATCTCGTGGCTCGAGACGCGCTACGGCGCAACCTTCTGGCCCACGGATCCGGACGCGTATGCCCACGCCCTGAACGGTGTCATGGCGATGCACAGCGGGTACACGGCGCTGCGAGAGGCGATGGTGTGCAACCTCGGTCGTCGGTTGACGAACTTTGCCGTTCCCCCGGCGGCCGAGGCGGACCTCGAGCGCATCTTCGCCTGGATGTCGCACGGGTTGGCGACCTGTGCATCGCGCCACGCGTCGCCCTGGCTGTGCGGCGTCTATGGGGCAGCCGACATCTTCTACGCGCCGGTGCTCAGTCGCTGTCGCACCTACGGTGTGCGCCTGCCGGCAGACATCGATCCGTGGGCGCGTGCCATGGAGGCGCGCGACGATCTGCAAGCCTGGACACGAGACGCCCTGGCAGAGACCCAGCGGGTCGCGGCCAGCGAGCGCGTGTGTGACTGA
- a CDS encoding fumarylacetoacetate hydrolase family protein, translating to MNFVIPTPEVARLPVAGSKAFFPIRRVFCIGKNYTEHVREMGGDPAREEPLFFTKPADAVVGPGASVPYPPGTSDLHYEVELVAALGDSVPPGASETGVLASVLAYGVGIDLTRRDLQAEAKKRGRPWDMSKAFDASALCSELHLASEIGHPGRGEIGLSCDGEVCQRDDIANMVWSLPDMLRELAKLIELKAGDLVYTGTPSGVGPVERGQRLEVWVDGVDRAGWTLS from the coding sequence ATGAATTTCGTTATCCCGACACCCGAGGTTGCGCGGCTGCCCGTCGCCGGTTCCAAGGCTTTCTTTCCGATTCGACGCGTGTTCTGTATCGGCAAGAACTACACCGAGCATGTCCGCGAGATGGGCGGTGACCCGGCACGGGAAGAACCGCTGTTCTTCACCAAGCCGGCCGACGCGGTGGTCGGCCCCGGCGCATCAGTGCCCTACCCACCGGGTACCTCGGACTTGCATTACGAGGTCGAGCTGGTGGCGGCCCTCGGCGACAGCGTGCCCCCCGGTGCGTCCGAGACCGGTGTGCTCGCGTCGGTGTTGGCCTACGGCGTTGGCATCGATCTCACGCGGCGAGACCTGCAGGCCGAGGCCAAGAAACGCGGTCGTCCCTGGGACATGTCCAAAGCCTTTGATGCCAGCGCCTTGTGTTCCGAGTTGCACCTCGCCTCCGAGATCGGCCACCCCGGCCGGGGTGAGATCGGTTTGAGCTGCGACGGCGAAGTCTGCCAGCGTGATGACATAGCCAACATGGTCTGGTCGCTGCCGGATATGCTGCGCGAATTGGCCAAGCTCATCGAACTCAAGGCCGGTGACCTCGTCTACACCGGAACCCCCTCGGGCGTCGGCCCGGTCGAGCGCGGGCAGCGCCTTGAGGTGTGGGTGGACGGTGTCGATCGCGCCGGTTGGACCCTGAGCTGA
- a CDS encoding YbjQ family protein, which yields MIMTNIETVPGKAVTTCFGVVSGSTVRTKHAGRDIMAGLKNIFGGELRGYTELLGESRDEAIRRMQHQAAQLGANAIVNVRFSTSSVAAGAAEIYVYGTAVTVE from the coding sequence GTGATCATGACCAACATCGAGACCGTGCCCGGCAAGGCCGTGACCACCTGCTTCGGCGTGGTGTCCGGCAGCACCGTGCGGACCAAGCACGCTGGCCGCGACATCATGGCCGGACTCAAGAACATCTTCGGCGGCGAGTTGCGCGGCTACACCGAATTGCTGGGCGAGTCGCGCGACGAAGCGATCCGTCGCATGCAGCACCAAGCGGCGCAGCTTGGTGCGAACGCCATTGTCAACGTCCGTTTCTCCACCAGCTCGGTCGCGGCCGGTGCCGCGGAGATCTACGTCTACGGCACCGCCGTGACCGTGGAGTAG
- a CDS encoding heavy metal-binding domain-containing protein, whose translation MTQLIIFVVLMALGFGFGRYAESRHYRSIAERERLLARLPTVSGDTPGVPFGSVERTQLVAGSVVISVDYFKRVVATLRALFGGTVQSYESLVDRARREAVLRLKEQCPGASQIVNLRIETSSIHTGRGNGIGSVEVLAYGTAIYAEGV comes from the coding sequence ATGACGCAGCTGATCATTTTCGTGGTGCTGATGGCGCTCGGTTTCGGCTTTGGGCGCTACGCCGAATCGCGCCATTACCGCTCGATCGCCGAGCGCGAGCGTCTGCTGGCAAGGCTGCCGACCGTCAGCGGTGACACGCCAGGCGTGCCGTTCGGGTCGGTCGAGCGAACCCAGTTGGTCGCTGGCAGCGTGGTCATCTCGGTCGACTACTTCAAGCGTGTCGTCGCCACCTTGCGTGCCCTGTTTGGTGGCACGGTGCAATCCTACGAGTCGCTGGTTGACCGCGCACGACGCGAGGCCGTCTTGCGCTTGAAGGAGCAGTGCCCGGGTGCCTCGCAAATCGTCAACCTGCGGATCGAGACGTCGTCTATCCACACCGGCCGTGGCAACGGGATCGGCTCGGTCGAGGTGCTGGCCTACGGCACGGCGATCTACGCGGAAGGCGTCTGA
- a CDS encoding M48 family metallopeptidase → MAYRGGREPIGEDNVNVSHQSPLQEFVVLLGAALLFLAVAYGILGLLIDRAVDWVEPETERSLFAHFGEAFSNETASEAERVLQSLVNDLQACLDPGYRIDVTLSDNPMANAFALPGGRMIVTRGLLEQVASENGLAFVLAHELGHFANRDHLRGLGRGIVLTVMSSVVLGSDSSLNAVFSPASMAGQARFSRARESAADASALAAVHCHYGHVGGALEFFETLRDAAPSERNFLEPMHYFASHPDVATRIDDANALIADRARPLGPVTPLPLPLQ, encoded by the coding sequence ATGGCCTACCGTGGCGGTCGTGAGCCGATTGGTGAGGACAACGTCAACGTCAGTCACCAGTCGCCGCTGCAGGAGTTCGTCGTGCTGCTCGGTGCGGCGCTGCTGTTTCTCGCGGTGGCCTACGGCATCCTCGGTCTGTTGATCGATCGCGCAGTGGATTGGGTCGAGCCCGAAACGGAACGCAGCCTGTTTGCGCATTTTGGTGAGGCCTTCTCGAACGAGACGGCGTCAGAGGCCGAGCGCGTCTTGCAGTCGCTCGTCAATGATTTGCAAGCGTGTCTCGACCCGGGGTACCGCATCGACGTGACCCTCTCCGACAACCCGATGGCCAACGCCTTCGCGTTGCCGGGTGGGCGCATGATTGTCACGCGTGGCCTGCTTGAGCAGGTGGCATCGGAGAACGGTCTCGCGTTTGTCCTGGCGCATGAACTCGGGCACTTTGCGAACCGTGACCACCTGCGTGGCCTTGGACGCGGCATTGTGTTGACCGTGATGAGCTCCGTGGTCCTCGGCTCGGACTCCTCGCTCAACGCGGTGTTTTCACCGGCCTCGATGGCGGGGCAGGCGCGGTTTTCCCGGGCGCGAGAAAGCGCTGCTGACGCCTCGGCGCTCGCGGCCGTCCACTGCCACTACGGCCACGTCGGTGGGGCGCTCGAGTTCTTCGAAACCCTGCGCGATGCCGCGCCGAGCGAGCGCAACTTTCTCGAGCCGATGCACTATTTTGCCAGTCACCCGGACGTCGCCACGCGCATCGACGACGCCAATGCGCTGATTGCGGACCGCGCGCGTCCGCTCGGACCGGTGACGCCACTGCCATTGCCGTTACAATAG
- a CDS encoding acyl-CoA dehydrogenase: MTYRAPLDTIRWALATAGFAEVQQQSPFAETTDDLVDAVLDEAAKFAEGVLAPINHAGDKQGARWDDGSVTTPDGWKEAYTQFYESGWMQLSASPEFGGQGLPYAVGACVNEMWKSANMAFSLCPLLSHGAIEALEQHGSAALKAQFLEKMIEGRWTGTMNLTEPQAGTDLAALRSRAVPEGDHYRISGQKIFITYGEHDLVENICHLVLARLPDAPDGVRGISLFLVPKFLLDADGNPGERNDLRCVSIEHKLGIHGSPTCVMSYGDNDGAVGYLIGRENEGLACMFTMMNAARHAVGMEGYSLSERAYQHALVYARDRVQGKAMLAGAEGSRGIINHPDVRRMLMDMRSRTEAMRMLGLEAACAYDLARHADAPEVRAASDTRGALLTPVVKGWCTETAQRVTYDGVQIHGGMGFIEETGAAQFYRDARITTIYEGTTGIQANDLIGRKFTRDGGAAYLALLDEVEAQSVALTSASDTELAQLGQQLREACDEVSDLAKWMLSEDRAMHHAPAAAVPFMMATGVLLGGWMHARSAERATAALGEPGADTAFLSTRIALARYYGAAVLSDVFGLVQTARGAGESVALLDEAAM; this comes from the coding sequence ATGACCTACCGTGCACCGCTTGACACCATTCGCTGGGCACTCGCGACGGCGGGCTTCGCCGAGGTTCAGCAGCAGAGCCCCTTTGCTGAGACGACGGATGACCTGGTCGACGCCGTGCTCGATGAGGCAGCCAAGTTCGCCGAGGGCGTGCTGGCGCCAATCAACCATGCCGGCGACAAGCAGGGTGCGCGCTGGGATGACGGCTCGGTCACCACGCCCGATGGCTGGAAAGAGGCCTACACGCAATTCTACGAGTCCGGGTGGATGCAGCTCTCTGCGAGTCCGGAGTTCGGAGGGCAGGGCTTGCCATATGCGGTTGGCGCCTGTGTGAACGAAATGTGGAAATCGGCGAACATGGCCTTCAGTCTGTGTCCGCTGCTGAGCCACGGTGCCATCGAGGCGCTCGAGCAACACGGATCCGCTGCACTCAAGGCGCAGTTTCTCGAAAAGATGATCGAGGGCCGGTGGACCGGCACGATGAACCTGACCGAACCGCAGGCGGGTACCGACCTCGCGGCGCTCCGCAGCCGCGCCGTGCCGGAAGGCGATCACTACCGCATTTCCGGTCAGAAGATCTTCATCACGTACGGTGAACACGACCTCGTCGAGAACATCTGCCACCTGGTGCTTGCGCGCCTCCCTGACGCCCCTGACGGGGTCCGAGGCATCTCGTTGTTTCTGGTGCCGAAGTTCTTGCTTGATGCGGACGGCAACCCGGGTGAGCGCAACGACCTGCGCTGCGTGTCGATCGAGCACAAGCTCGGTATCCACGGCAGCCCCACCTGCGTGATGAGCTACGGCGACAACGACGGCGCCGTGGGCTACCTCATCGGTCGCGAGAACGAGGGCCTGGCGTGCATGTTCACGATGATGAACGCTGCACGGCACGCGGTGGGCATGGAGGGTTATTCGCTGTCCGAGCGCGCCTACCAGCACGCACTGGTCTATGCGCGCGACCGCGTGCAGGGCAAGGCGATGCTCGCGGGCGCTGAGGGCTCGCGCGGCATCATCAACCACCCCGACGTACGCAGGATGCTCATGGACATGCGCTCGCGCACGGAGGCGATGCGGATGCTGGGGCTCGAGGCGGCTTGTGCCTACGACCTCGCCCGCCACGCGGATGCCCCTGAGGTGCGCGCGGCCTCGGACACCCGCGGTGCGTTGCTGACTCCGGTGGTCAAGGGGTGGTGTACCGAGACAGCGCAGCGGGTGACCTACGACGGTGTGCAGATCCACGGCGGCATGGGGTTCATCGAGGAGACCGGCGCAGCGCAGTTCTACCGCGACGCGCGCATCACCACAATCTACGAAGGCACCACCGGTATTCAGGCGAACGACCTGATTGGCCGGAAGTTTACCCGCGACGGCGGCGCCGCCTACCTGGCGCTGCTCGACGAAGTCGAGGCGCAGTCGGTTGCCCTCACGAGTGCGTCTGACACCGAGCTGGCGCAGCTTGGCCAGCAGCTCCGGGAAGCCTGTGACGAGGTGTCTGACTTGGCAAAATGGATGCTGTCCGAGGACCGGGCGATGCACCACGCCCCCGCAGCCGCGGTGCCTTTCATGATGGCCACCGGCGTGTTGCTCGGGGGTTGGATGCACGCACGGTCTGCCGAGCGCGCCACGGCGGCTCTCGGCGAGCCCGGTGCTGACACCGCGTTCCTCTCGACACGCATTGCGCTGGCACGCTACTACGGCGCCGCCGTGCTGTCCGACGTTTTCGGCCTGGTGCAAACCGCTCGAGGCGCGGGCGAATCCGTCGCGCTGCTAGACGAGGCTGCGATGTAG